From a region of the Longimicrobiales bacterium genome:
- the nusA gene encoding transcription termination factor NusA, whose amino-acid sequence MANATQVLAAFREMIANKNMSRADLHDLIKDGIMAALARRYGPNVEAEVIIDEEAGDIHITVLKEVVEEVEDASRQVLLEEARWDDPEFEVGDVQEIPVDFMQFGRNAVMAAKQRIIQRVREGERNKIRDEYANKTGDLLSGEVQQVERGKMVIMLNKSRDAEAIIPWKEQNPRERFRQGEPMRAVLKRVEETPKGPRLILSRAAPEFVAALFKLEVPEIYQGIVDIKGIAREVGGRTKVAVSSRDDSIDPVGACVGLKGSRVQAVVSELGGERIDIVPWHPDPEIYARRALAPAKVAKVISDSSRRVITAIVDEDQLSLAIGRNGQNVRLASQLIGWQIDLYGSREWLERGADAALFGGGEQEYELADFPLRELDLPIGTLAALESAGYTSFLDIIDLEREDLLRVPGIAAEQADNLLQLI is encoded by the coding sequence ATGGCTAATGCAACGCAGGTGCTCGCGGCGTTCCGCGAGATGATCGCCAACAAGAACATGTCCCGCGCGGACCTGCATGATCTCATCAAGGATGGGATCATGGCGGCCCTCGCGCGGCGGTACGGCCCGAACGTCGAGGCCGAGGTGATCATCGATGAGGAGGCTGGCGACATCCACATAACGGTGCTGAAGGAAGTCGTCGAGGAAGTCGAGGATGCGTCACGTCAGGTGCTCCTCGAGGAAGCGCGCTGGGACGACCCGGAGTTCGAGGTCGGCGACGTGCAGGAGATTCCCGTCGACTTCATGCAGTTCGGCCGCAACGCGGTCATGGCGGCGAAGCAGCGGATCATCCAGCGCGTGCGTGAGGGTGAGCGCAACAAGATCCGCGATGAGTACGCCAACAAGACGGGCGATCTGCTCAGCGGCGAGGTCCAGCAGGTCGAGCGCGGCAAGATGGTCATCATGCTGAACAAGTCGCGCGACGCCGAGGCGATCATTCCGTGGAAGGAGCAGAATCCGCGCGAGCGCTTCCGGCAGGGCGAGCCGATGCGTGCCGTGCTGAAGCGGGTCGAAGAGACGCCGAAGGGGCCGCGCCTGATTCTGTCGCGTGCCGCGCCCGAGTTCGTCGCTGCGCTGTTCAAGCTGGAAGTGCCGGAGATCTACCAGGGCATCGTCGACATCAAGGGCATAGCCCGCGAGGTCGGCGGTCGCACCAAGGTGGCTGTCTCCTCGCGCGACGACAGCATCGATCCGGTCGGCGCGTGCGTCGGGCTGAAGGGCTCGCGCGTGCAGGCCGTCGTGAGCGAGCTGGGTGGCGAGCGCATCGACATCGTGCCGTGGCATCCGGATCCGGAGATCTACGCCCGTCGCGCGCTGGCGCCAGCCAAGGTGGCGAAGGTCATCAGCGACTCTTCGCGTCGCGTGATCACTGCAATCGTCGACGAGGACCAGCTGTCGCTCGCGATCGGACGCAACGGTCAGAACGTGCGTCTGGCGAGCCAGCTGATCGGCTGGCAGATCGACCTGTATGGTAGCCGGGAGTGGCTGGAGCGCGGCGCGGACGCAGCGCTGTTCGGCGGTGGCGAGCAGGAGTACGAGCTCGCTGACTTCCCGCTGCGCGAGCTCGATCTGCCGATCGGCACACTGGCGGCCCTCGAGAGTGCCGGATATACTAGCTTTTTGGACATCATCGACCTTGAACGCGAGGATCTCCTGCGCGTTCCCGGGATTGCCGCAGAGCAGGCGGACAACCTGCTTCAGCTCATT
- the rimP gene encoding ribosome maturation factor RimP has product MTEELERQIEERVGALGYELVELERAGSKTRPILRIRVDVPGSAPGAGVSVDDCARVSRAVEEYLDEASDVAERYVLEVSSPGVERPLVRAADFSRFAGQEIAVKMSKALANGAKRVEGELVGLEPVDGQEHIRLRLKDGSTMDIPRADVTRANLVFRWGDRR; this is encoded by the coding sequence ATGACCGAAGAGCTGGAACGGCAGATCGAGGAGCGGGTTGGGGCGCTCGGCTACGAGCTGGTAGAGCTCGAGCGGGCCGGTTCGAAGACGAGGCCGATTCTGCGCATCCGTGTCGATGTGCCGGGCTCGGCGCCCGGTGCGGGCGTCTCCGTCGATGACTGCGCCCGGGTCAGCCGGGCGGTGGAGGAGTATCTCGACGAGGCGTCGGATGTCGCCGAGCGATACGTGCTCGAGGTCTCATCGCCCGGTGTCGAACGGCCGCTGGTACGGGCGGCGGATTTCAGCCGGTTCGCCGGCCAGGAGATCGCCGTGAAGATGTCGAAGGCGCTCGCCAACGGAGCGAAGCGGGTCGAGGGCGAGCTTGTAGGCCTCGAGCCGGTGGACGGTCAGGAGCACATCCGGCTGCGGCTGAAGGATGGCTCCACCATGGACATCCCGCGTGCGGACGTCACGCGGGCGAATCTCGTTTTCCGCTGGGGCGACCGGCGCTGA
- a CDS encoding polyphenol oxidase family protein — protein MKVAPSLPEGVRTVAEEPDGAGLHTLAEWAVSLPWVVQGVTGSDADMSLFGGSPTGDIIPRWLGLRDRLHCHAMVHARQIHRDGILLHDSLPAGILIGPDADGHITRQPGTLLAVSVADCVPIFIAAPGARAVSLLHGGWRGVAAGILERGITLLTGSFPVEAADLHVHFGPAICGDCFEVGPEVPEGLGMEVDGVTHVDLRALLARRAVAAGVRADRITVSAFCTRHGASPFFSHRGGCAERQIGVLAVRAV, from the coding sequence ATGAAGGTCGCGCCGTCCCTGCCGGAGGGAGTGCGGACGGTCGCAGAGGAGCCGGACGGCGCGGGTCTTCACACCCTGGCCGAGTGGGCCGTGTCCCTGCCCTGGGTGGTGCAGGGGGTGACCGGCAGCGATGCCGACATGAGCCTGTTCGGGGGGTCACCGACGGGCGATATCATCCCGCGCTGGCTTGGACTGCGGGACCGCCTGCATTGCCACGCCATGGTGCACGCGCGTCAGATCCATCGCGATGGCATTCTGCTCCATGATTCTCTGCCCGCCGGAATCCTCATCGGACCGGACGCGGACGGCCACATCACGCGTCAGCCGGGGACGCTCCTCGCGGTATCCGTAGCGGACTGCGTGCCTATCTTCATTGCGGCACCAGGGGCTCGTGCCGTGTCGCTGCTGCACGGCGGGTGGCGCGGAGTTGCCGCGGGAATCCTGGAGCGCGGGATCACGCTGCTGACCGGGTCTTTTCCGGTGGAGGCCGCCGACCTGCACGTCCATTTCGGCCCGGCCATCTGCGGCGATTGTTTCGAGGTCGGACCGGAGGTGCCGGAGGGTCTTGGCATGGAGGTCGATGGCGTCACGCACGTGGACCTGCGCGCGCTGCTGGCGCGCCGCGCGGTCGCAGCGGGAGTCCGGGCGGACCGGATCACCGTATCGGCATTCTGCACACGGCACGGGGCGTCGCCCTTTTTCTCGCATCGCGGCGGCTGCGCCGAGCGCCAGATCGGCGTCCTCGCCGTGCGCGCCGTGTGA
- the murA gene encoding UDP-N-acetylglucosamine 1-carboxyvinyltransferase — protein sequence MPKFVVEGGRPLNGTIRPAGNKNAALPIIAATLLTEEEVVLDNVPFIRDARTLLELLGVLGAEVEWVGDNRVRVRAANVGATDLDAEMAARIRASILLAGPMLARVGRMMLPPPGGDVIGRRRVDTHFLALSKLGATVKADRGYMIETTGLKGADIFLDEPSVTATENAVMAAVLAKGHTRLRNSAAEPHVQDLCHMLNGLGAQISGIGTGILEIDGVDRLHGGTFRISSDHIEVGSFIGLAAVTGGEILIQDAAIEHLDSTLLAFDRMGIRCEPRGRDLFVAADQERVIRMDLGGHIPKIDDGPWPAFPADLTSIALVVATQCRGTILIYEKMFESRMFFADKLISMGARIVLCDPHRAVVVGPSRLHAAPVESPDIRAGMALLIAALGAEGESHLYNVGQIERGYEKIDDRLRALGARITRTDSRGD from the coding sequence ATGCCGAAGTTCGTCGTCGAAGGCGGCCGTCCACTGAATGGAACGATCCGCCCTGCTGGTAACAAGAATGCCGCGCTGCCGATCATTGCCGCGACTCTCCTCACCGAAGAGGAGGTCGTGCTGGACAACGTTCCGTTCATCCGCGACGCGCGTACCCTCCTCGAGCTGCTGGGTGTGCTCGGTGCCGAAGTCGAATGGGTCGGCGACAACCGTGTGCGCGTGCGCGCCGCGAATGTGGGTGCGACAGACCTGGATGCGGAAATGGCCGCGCGCATCCGCGCCTCCATCCTGCTCGCCGGTCCCATGCTAGCGCGCGTGGGCCGGATGATGCTGCCGCCGCCCGGTGGTGACGTGATCGGGCGACGGCGCGTGGACACCCACTTTCTTGCATTGTCGAAGCTCGGCGCCACGGTGAAGGCTGATCGCGGCTACATGATCGAGACGACTGGACTCAAGGGTGCCGATATCTTCCTCGACGAGCCCAGCGTCACCGCCACGGAGAACGCGGTGATGGCCGCAGTGCTGGCGAAGGGGCACACGCGACTGCGCAACTCGGCCGCAGAGCCGCACGTACAGGACCTCTGTCACATGCTGAACGGCCTCGGTGCGCAGATCTCCGGCATCGGAACGGGGATCCTCGAGATCGACGGCGTCGACCGTCTGCACGGCGGCACGTTCCGCATCTCCAGCGACCACATCGAGGTGGGCTCGTTCATCGGTCTCGCCGCGGTCACGGGCGGAGAAATCCTGATCCAGGACGCCGCCATCGAACACCTCGACTCGACCCTGCTCGCGTTCGATCGCATGGGCATCCGCTGCGAGCCGCGCGGCCGAGACCTCTTCGTGGCGGCGGACCAGGAGCGCGTGATACGCATGGACCTCGGCGGGCACATCCCCAAGATCGATGACGGACCGTGGCCGGCTTTTCCCGCCGACCTCACATCGATCGCGCTGGTCGTAGCCACGCAGTGCCGCGGCACGATCCTGATCTATGAGAAGATGTTCGAGTCGCGCATGTTCTTCGCCGACAAACTCATCAGCATGGGCGCGCGTATAGTACTCTGCGACCCGCACCGCGCCGTGGTCGTGGGGCCCTCGCGCCTCCACGCCGCGCCGGTCGAGAGCCCCGACATCCGCGCCGGCATGGCGCTGCTCATCGCCGCGCTCGGCGCCGAGGGTGAGAGCCATCTGTACAACGTCGGGCAGATCGAGCGCGGTTACGAGAAGATCGATGACAGGCTGCGCGCACTCGGCGCGCGCATCACGCGTACCGACTCGCGCGGCGATTGA
- a CDS encoding nitrilase-related carbon-nitrogen hydrolase, which produces MTVHPSAALRLAVVQTAPVLREPARNARTIAGLAGEAAADIALTPELSLTGYDIGDAVYGLARGISPGGDIGEPALREVPGYLIAGCIEAAQRGPFNTAAVLHAGRIHFRHRKLYLPTYGMFDEGRWFGRGTTLDVWTSPHGWRFGLLVCEDFWHPGLIYALASRGIDALLVQAAAPGRGAWEGSDHGRFASMDVWERIARTTAQLYGIYVALCNRTGVEGAVTFAGGSLVAGPDGSLLARAADRGEEILTVEMRRSALEGAAQPYAHARDDDARLVIRELGRGLEAPL; this is translated from the coding sequence ATGACGGTACATCCTTCAGCGGCGCTGCGCCTGGCGGTCGTACAGACCGCGCCCGTGCTGCGGGAGCCCGCCCGCAACGCCCGCACGATCGCCGGTCTCGCCGGCGAGGCGGCGGCCGACATCGCGCTCACGCCCGAGCTCTCCCTCACCGGCTACGACATCGGTGATGCGGTCTACGGCCTCGCCCGCGGGATCAGTCCGGGCGGCGACATCGGCGAGCCGGCGTTGCGGGAGGTCCCGGGCTACCTCATCGCCGGCTGCATCGAGGCGGCGCAGCGCGGACCGTTCAATACCGCCGCCGTTCTCCACGCCGGTCGTATCCACTTCCGGCACCGGAAGCTCTACCTTCCCACGTACGGCATGTTCGACGAGGGCCGCTGGTTCGGCCGCGGCACTACGCTCGACGTCTGGACTTCACCGCACGGCTGGCGGTTCGGCCTGCTCGTGTGCGAGGACTTCTGGCATCCGGGCCTGATCTATGCCCTGGCCAGCCGCGGCATCGATGCGCTCCTCGTGCAGGCGGCTGCGCCGGGCCGCGGCGCCTGGGAGGGCAGCGATCATGGGCGCTTCGCTTCCATGGATGTCTGGGAACGCATTGCACGCACGACCGCCCAGCTGTACGGCATCTACGTCGCGCTCTGCAACCGCACCGGCGTCGAGGGCGCCGTCACGTTCGCCGGCGGCTCGCTCGTGGCCGGGCCCGATGGCAGCCTGCTGGCGCGGGCGGCCGATCGCGGTGAGGAGATCCTGACGGTCGAGATGCGACGGTCCGCGCTGGAGGGCGCGGCGCAACCCTATGCCCACGCGCGTGACGACGACGCCCGCCTCGTCATCCGCGAGCTCGGCCGCGGGCTGGAAGCGCCGCTGTGA
- a CDS encoding zinc dependent phospholipase C family protein has translation MRARSRRLARGVAAAGTIALALLFLLPDSAWAFGPATHVFLGHSLLEALAFLPGPLGSLLHAHPQSFLYGSMAADISFAKKYVQAGRHCHFWHVGEEILEAADNDRLRAVAYGYLAHLAADTIAHNFFVPRQLVLTSSTKALGHGYWEHRLDTQLGEPFGNMARQVVMDYDHSEADNLFDSVLSGTIFSFETNRRIFRGMIRAQDNERWKSVFDRVLQNSRWDLSGPTIDGYTSRAFDFVVDYLLRGRDSMAAQLDPVGDFNLQLAKKVRRMALREGVATNRADVLLAMADDFFPLPDPGLGYWDRRRLVGNG, from the coding sequence GTGCGGGCTCGCAGCCGACGCCTGGCGCGCGGTGTCGCCGCAGCCGGAACGATAGCTCTCGCGCTGCTGTTCCTGCTGCCCGACAGCGCGTGGGCGTTCGGTCCGGCGACGCACGTCTTTCTCGGCCACAGTCTGCTCGAAGCCCTGGCATTCCTGCCGGGGCCTCTGGGGTCGCTGCTGCATGCTCACCCGCAAAGCTTCCTGTACGGCTCCATGGCGGCGGACATCTCGTTCGCGAAGAAGTACGTGCAGGCGGGCCGGCACTGCCATTTCTGGCACGTTGGCGAGGAGATCCTGGAGGCGGCAGACAACGACCGGCTGCGCGCCGTCGCCTACGGCTACCTCGCCCATCTCGCCGCAGATACGATCGCACACAACTTCTTCGTGCCGCGCCAGCTCGTACTGACCAGCTCCACCAAGGCGCTCGGGCACGGCTACTGGGAACATCGCCTGGACACCCAGCTGGGCGAGCCGTTCGGCAACATGGCGCGGCAGGTCGTGATGGATTACGACCACTCCGAGGCGGACAACCTTTTCGACAGCGTGCTCAGCGGCACGATCTTCTCCTTCGAGACGAACCGCCGGATCTTCCGGGGGATGATCCGCGCGCAGGACAACGAGCGCTGGAAGTCCGTATTCGACCGCGTGCTCCAGAACTCACGATGGGATCTGAGCGGACCGACGATCGACGGCTACACGTCGCGCGCGTTCGATTTCGTGGTCGACTACCTGCTCCGCGGACGTGACTCGATGGCCGCGCAGCTGGATCCGGTGGGAGACTTCAACCTGCAGCTCGCAAAGAAGGTGCGCCGCATGGCGCTGCGCGAGGGTGTGGCGACGAACCGCGCCGATGTGCTGCTGGCGATGGCCGACGACTTCTTCCCGCTACCGGACCCGGGGCTCGGCTACTGGGACCGGCGCCGGCTGGTTGGCAACGGGTAG
- the gatB gene encoding Asp-tRNA(Asn)/Glu-tRNA(Gln) amidotransferase subunit GatB: MMAAEAVIGLEIHVQLRTMTKLFCADVATSAAEPNTQVCPVCLGLPGALPALNRRAVELAVRTALGLGCTVHHTSVFERKSYFYPDLPKGYQITQAARPLATDGVFDAVRIRRLHLEEDAGRLLHDRVPGCTVVDLNRAGVPLIEIVTEPDLRDPAAARAFLSRLRRALLHLAVSDCEMQNGSLRVDANVSVNTPGCAPAPVRTELKNLNSFAHVQHALEYEIDRQSRILDEGGMVEPETLLWDADAGCTRRIRTKESGRDYRYHPEPDVPPLTVTNAWVAELRRNMPELPAAKAARFAAAYDLPPEDIEVLTAEPALASYFEAVAQQVDAKTAAGWIMTDVLGWLHRHDSRIEGVPVDAGALADLIRLVEQGRVSRQAARRAFTIMAESGRPAAEVVADHGLTQVRDESRIAEWVDRTLAAFPEEVASYRAGRTRIMAFFVGQIMELSGGTADPQRSTALLRERLER; the protein is encoded by the coding sequence ATGATGGCGGCCGAAGCGGTAATCGGGCTCGAGATTCACGTTCAGCTCCGCACGATGACGAAGCTGTTCTGTGCCGACGTCGCGACATCCGCAGCGGAGCCGAACACGCAGGTCTGTCCCGTATGTCTCGGTCTGCCCGGTGCACTGCCGGCGCTGAACCGGCGGGCGGTGGAGCTGGCCGTGCGCACTGCGCTGGGTCTCGGCTGCACGGTGCACCATACCAGCGTCTTCGAGCGCAAGAGCTACTTCTATCCCGACCTCCCGAAAGGCTACCAGATCACGCAGGCCGCGCGGCCGCTCGCGACGGACGGCGTGTTCGACGCGGTTCGCATTCGCCGGCTGCACCTGGAGGAGGACGCCGGGCGGCTGCTGCACGACCGCGTACCGGGCTGCACGGTCGTGGATCTGAACCGCGCAGGTGTCCCTCTCATCGAGATCGTGACGGAGCCCGACCTGCGCGACCCGGCCGCCGCGCGTGCATTCCTCTCGCGTCTGCGGCGTGCGCTGCTGCACCTGGCTGTGAGTGACTGCGAGATGCAGAACGGGTCGCTGCGCGTGGATGCGAATGTGTCGGTGAACACGCCTGGATGTGCTCCTGCGCCCGTCCGCACGGAACTGAAGAACCTGAACTCGTTTGCGCACGTGCAACACGCGCTCGAATACGAGATCGACCGCCAGTCGCGGATACTGGACGAAGGAGGGATGGTCGAGCCGGAGACGCTGCTGTGGGACGCGGACGCGGGCTGCACCCGTCGCATCCGCACGAAGGAATCCGGCCGCGACTATCGCTATCATCCGGAACCGGATGTGCCGCCGTTGACGGTGACTAACGCGTGGGTCGCCGAGCTGAGGCGAAACATGCCGGAGCTGCCGGCGGCGAAGGCGGCCCGCTTCGCCGCGGCATACGATCTGCCTCCGGAGGATATCGAGGTGCTGACGGCGGAGCCCGCACTCGCGTCGTATTTCGAAGCAGTCGCACAGCAGGTCGATGCGAAGACAGCGGCCGGGTGGATCATGACCGACGTGCTCGGCTGGCTCCATCGGCACGACTCGCGCATTGAAGGTGTACCGGTGGATGCGGGGGCGCTGGCCGATCTGATCCGGCTGGTCGAGCAGGGCAGGGTGTCCAGGCAGGCAGCGCGTCGCGCGTTCACCATCATGGCGGAGAGTGGCCGGCCTGCGGCCGAAGTCGTAGCGGATCACGGGCTCACGCAGGTGCGGGACGAGTCGCGAATTGCAGAGTGGGTGGACCGGACGCTGGCCGCGTTTCCGGAAGAAGTTGCCAGTTATCGTGCAGGCAGGACCAGAATCATGGCGTTCTTTGTCGGACAGATCATGGAGCTTTCGGGCGGTACCGCCGATCCGCAGCGGAGCACGGCATTGCTGCGGGAAAGGCTCGAGCGATGA